In Leptospira ryugenii, one genomic interval encodes:
- a CDS encoding DUF58 domain-containing protein, translating into MSKGPDHSLDLIRKVRLLDLVSKKNAISLLDGHYLTEISGKGTEFKEARKYVMGESIRLIDWNMTARLGEPFVKVFQEERERNIYIALDISPSMYLGWQERTKIDYAVELAATLAYSAIKSGDRLGYLFFQDKVVAEAPAKRGKRQFYHFLNQMVRYKENPPSSGKTDIRAAIHSLQKKKGHRFVVFLISDFIDLDLPDDLRYLVASHDLALVHVYDPFEYTNYKYFRFLGNDPENPMHNAFVKKEIRSLVEQEAHLKEISSKYGLTWSSFSTNSDPSRMLRHFFESKKRISR; encoded by the coding sequence ATGTCAAAAGGACCCGATCATAGTTTAGATTTGATACGAAAAGTACGCCTTTTGGATCTAGTTTCCAAAAAGAATGCAATCTCCCTCTTGGATGGGCATTACCTTACTGAAATTTCAGGTAAGGGAACTGAATTTAAAGAGGCAAGAAAGTATGTGATGGGAGAATCCATCAGGCTAATTGATTGGAATATGACGGCTAGGCTCGGAGAACCGTTTGTAAAAGTTTTCCAAGAAGAAAGAGAAAGAAATATCTATATCGCTTTGGACATCAGCCCAAGTATGTATCTCGGTTGGCAGGAGAGAACCAAGATCGATTATGCGGTAGAACTCGCCGCAACACTAGCTTATTCTGCCATCAAATCTGGAGATCGATTGGGTTACCTTTTTTTCCAAGACAAAGTAGTAGCAGAAGCACCTGCCAAACGAGGAAAACGTCAATTTTATCATTTTCTTAACCAGATGGTACGCTATAAGGAGAATCCACCTAGTTCTGGTAAGACGGACATTCGAGCAGCCATCCATAGCTTACAAAAGAAAAAAGGCCATCGTTTTGTGGTTTTTCTAATTTCAGATTTTATAGATTTGGATTTACCGGATGATCTTCGTTATTTGGTGGCATCTCATGATCTGGCATTGGTTCATGTGTATGATCCTTTTGAATATACAAATTATAAATACTTTCGATTTTTAGGGAATGATCCCGAAAATCCTATGCACAATGCATTTGTTAAGAAAGAAATTAGGAGTTTAGTAGAACAGGAAGCCCATCTCAAGGAAATTTCAAGCAAGTATGGCTTAACATGGTCCTCTTTTTCAACAAACTCTGATCCGAGCCGAATGCTCAGACACTTTTTTGAGAGCAAAAAAAGGATATCGCGCTAG
- a CDS encoding AAA family ATPase, translating into MESIKEASERLGSVRKEIHKAIVGQEELVDGLLLALIANGHVLIEGLPGLAKTRAVNLLSQVCKVSFKRIQFTPDLLPADIVGTRIFNQNKAGFENQYGPIFGNFLLADEINRAPAKVQSALLEAMQERQITIGEETKPLPAPFLVFATQNPIEQEGTYPLPEAQLDRFLLKLIVSYPKKKEESEIIKMVVSETKIPDLQAILSAEEILSCQKLARGIHLEEKLIDFIAELVLSTRNPEEYGMADFKQWILHGASPRASLALAQTARAAALLAGRDFVTAEDVRQIAPSVLRHRVLLNYLAEAEGILAENFISKILATIKAPA; encoded by the coding sequence TTGGAGTCCATTAAAGAAGCAAGTGAACGTTTGGGTTCGGTTCGCAAAGAGATCCACAAAGCCATAGTGGGACAAGAGGAATTGGTCGATGGTTTGCTTCTTGCTCTCATCGCCAATGGGCATGTGCTCATTGAAGGTTTGCCTGGTTTAGCAAAGACTCGGGCAGTCAATCTACTCTCACAAGTTTGCAAAGTCTCTTTCAAGAGAATCCAATTCACCCCGGACCTTCTGCCCGCAGACATAGTGGGCACGCGGATCTTTAATCAGAATAAGGCGGGGTTTGAAAACCAATACGGACCTATCTTCGGCAATTTTTTATTAGCCGATGAGATCAACCGAGCACCCGCTAAAGTACAATCTGCACTCTTAGAAGCTATGCAGGAAAGACAAATCACCATTGGTGAAGAGACAAAACCTCTCCCGGCTCCATTTTTGGTGTTTGCAACTCAAAATCCCATCGAACAGGAAGGTACATATCCATTGCCAGAGGCACAATTGGATCGCTTTCTCTTAAAGTTAATAGTCTCATATCCAAAGAAAAAGGAAGAATCGGAAATTATTAAAATGGTGGTATCGGAGACAAAGATCCCAGATTTGCAAGCCATACTATCTGCTGAAGAAATCCTATCTTGCCAGAAACTGGCGCGAGGGATTCACCTCGAAGAAAAACTCATAGATTTCATTGCCGAACTTGTTCTTTCCACTCGCAATCCTGAAGAGTATGGCATGGCAGATTTTAAACAATGGATTTTACATGGAGCAAGTCCACGGGCTTCTTTAGCACTTGCACAAACGGCGAGAGCAGCCGCACTCCTAGCAGGTAGAGATTTTGTGACTGCTGAAGATGTGCGCCAAATTGCTCCCTCTGTGCTACGGCATAGAGTTTTGTTAAACTATTTAGCTGAGGCAGAAGGCATTCTGGCAGAGAACTTTATCTCAAAAATTTTAGCTACGATCAAAGCACCAGCATAG
- a CDS encoding FecR family protein, with product MKTFILPILVLILSCRNAQSPDADALQGKSDETAGAVVTFVYGKVQVNRKGMEWNAKVGDQIRVDDLILTKSGSIDLQTYRGEVIRIKEASQVSFTALPGKKSEMNTLHVVYGNLLIKGAKLKNKEELKITSPTMVAGVRGTTFAFELVKDGVPKVKVYEGAVAMAFRTPFRTIKDNSLADTEAWKELVKSLDETEIILEAGENSKVSPKLNELVFIINQKVSEKLLSQSDIEAFQMKPEEISKESFTQTPQEKAEIKTLVQLEDQKIEKALSASDSTDPTLAEAINLEHDTKRNAAFQEIASEAKEQDLDKESEIQTYYSILESIHTTKGEVFTGAIIAQLGDTLIVHTTKGVREMKADEIEYIEYKNFRLKAKAKKK from the coding sequence GTGAAAACATTCATTCTACCGATTCTGGTTTTGATCCTATCCTGCCGAAACGCGCAATCACCTGATGCCGATGCCCTCCAAGGCAAATCAGATGAGACGGCGGGCGCGGTTGTCACATTTGTTTACGGTAAGGTCCAAGTGAACCGAAAGGGCATGGAATGGAATGCGAAAGTAGGCGACCAAATCCGAGTGGATGATTTGATTTTGACCAAGTCTGGATCCATCGACTTACAAACCTATCGGGGCGAAGTCATCCGTATCAAAGAAGCCTCACAAGTAAGTTTTACAGCACTCCCAGGCAAAAAGAGTGAAATGAACACTCTGCACGTTGTTTATGGAAATTTACTTATCAAAGGTGCCAAACTAAAGAACAAAGAAGAGTTGAAGATAACCTCGCCGACAATGGTTGCCGGTGTGCGTGGAACTACTTTTGCGTTTGAGCTCGTCAAAGATGGAGTCCCTAAGGTGAAAGTTTACGAAGGTGCCGTGGCTATGGCTTTTCGTACGCCATTTCGTACCATCAAAGACAATTCTTTAGCAGACACGGAAGCTTGGAAAGAATTGGTAAAGAGTTTGGATGAAACAGAAATCATCCTTGAGGCTGGAGAAAATTCAAAGGTAAGCCCCAAACTGAATGAGCTTGTATTTATCATCAACCAAAAGGTTTCGGAAAAACTTCTCAGCCAATCAGATATCGAAGCATTTCAAATGAAACCTGAGGAGATCAGCAAAGAAAGCTTCACCCAAACACCACAAGAAAAGGCAGAGATCAAAACTTTGGTGCAATTGGAAGACCAGAAGATCGAAAAGGCATTGTCCGCAAGCGACAGTACCGACCCGACCCTAGCGGAAGCCATCAATTTGGAACATGATACCAAGAGAAATGCTGCCTTCCAAGAGATTGCCTCGGAGGCAAAAGAGCAAGATTTGGACAAAGAGTCTGAGATCCAAACCTATTATAGCATACTCGAGTCCATCCACACAACCAAAGGTGAGGTATTTACTGGTGCCATTATTGCCCAGTTAGGCGATACACTCATAGTTCATACAACGAAAGGTGTTCGGGAAATGAAGGCTGACGAAATCGAATATATTGAATATAAGAACTTTAGATTGAAGGCTAAGGCAAAGAAAAAATAG
- a CDS encoding response regulator — protein sequence MDFDEFMALAIKEDEEKKEKGNQVTSQSNPNGRRYHIVLVDDLRNISASMKREILLAAKSSDLSVYVWEFQDPEVALQKIPKIKPDLLITDIKMPYLTGDKLVETVKKQMPDLPVIVVTGFATKENILSVYRSDKNSIVLSKPWESKRLMDTIAGLIGAPLEWPIEVEAKK from the coding sequence ATGGACTTTGATGAATTTATGGCACTTGCCATTAAAGAAGACGAAGAGAAAAAAGAAAAAGGAAACCAAGTCACAAGCCAAAGCAATCCCAATGGCAGACGGTATCATATTGTTCTTGTGGATGATTTGCGCAATATCTCAGCCAGTATGAAGCGAGAAATTTTATTGGCGGCAAAATCTAGCGATCTTTCTGTGTATGTTTGGGAATTCCAAGACCCTGAGGTCGCCCTACAGAAAATTCCCAAAATCAAACCAGATCTTTTGATCACTGACATTAAAATGCCGTATTTAACAGGTGATAAATTGGTAGAAACTGTGAAGAAACAGATGCCAGATTTGCCGGTGATCGTTGTTACGGGATTTGCCACCAAAGAAAATATCCTTTCGGTCTATAGAAGTGACAAAAATTCCATTGTCCTCTCCAAACCTTGGGAATCAAAACGCTTAATGGATACGATTGCTGGTTTGATCGGTGCTCCTTTGGAATGGCCAATCGAGGTTGAAGCAAAAAAATAA
- a CDS encoding PAS domain-containing sensor histidine kinase has protein sequence MGIQEHNEPASVILEWIIQSKYLPEGEILKLALESAVRMTESSVGYIHLLDENHIAQEFYTGSEEDFRNTHFTTHESISVFEKAEIRLVLGVGNKAVPYDESDKKVLVFVGNEVWQIIFRKRMEEDLRRREEQLHDAQDLAQIASWEFDLSKQKFTYSPQFPKILNVDPNTIPDGRHMLFARIPANDSQLRKHIEEMFLGHLLDGENEISIEMLGKEHHLHLRYKTLKDEDHIPNFVYGTIQDVTEQKKSELKIQHSEWNLRSIIECSPNGILILKGRKIQFANRASAKLLETHLFDLLDKDIARVIPVSELKSFRDFLSELEEASSLGRLLERNVRLKSGKKRWLGIWTIEIMYDGDVANLVHLIDLSRQKEQELQLLQSEKLATIGQLAAGVAHEINNPVAFIRSNLECMVQYQKSLETFFDLFLKLQNTKETPEFVKLWNELKAVYSENDMEQILSDMRSLASESLEGAKRVSEIVLEIKSFAHVEKEEGPDDFIINDVVRSSLNWIWNKIKYDCDVNLKLAPNLPTVQGRSQQIGQVLLNVLLNAAHAIEERKRKDPVFATSSGKPGKIEIETSIVKSAFDSGADGILITIEDNGIGIPKEVANQIFDPFFTTKEVGEGTGLGLSISVDIIKKQGGRIFVESDPYKFTKFSIMLVTKSEKVVNKE, from the coding sequence ATGGGAATCCAAGAACACAATGAACCAGCTTCGGTCATCTTAGAGTGGATCATCCAATCCAAGTACTTACCCGAAGGAGAGATCTTAAAACTAGCTTTAGAATCCGCTGTCCGCATGACAGAGAGTTCTGTGGGCTACATTCATCTGTTAGATGAGAACCATATAGCGCAAGAATTTTATACTGGAAGCGAAGAAGATTTTCGCAATACTCATTTTACAACCCACGAAAGTATCTCTGTTTTTGAAAAAGCGGAGATTCGTCTTGTTTTGGGAGTGGGCAATAAAGCTGTTCCTTACGACGAAAGTGATAAAAAAGTATTGGTCTTTGTTGGAAATGAGGTCTGGCAAATCATCTTTCGCAAACGTATGGAAGAAGACCTTCGCAGGCGTGAAGAGCAATTGCATGATGCTCAGGACCTTGCCCAAATTGCTTCCTGGGAATTTGACCTCAGCAAACAAAAATTCACATACAGCCCCCAATTCCCAAAGATCTTAAACGTAGACCCAAACACCATCCCCGATGGTCGGCATATGTTATTTGCTCGGATACCAGCAAATGATAGCCAACTGCGAAAGCATATAGAAGAAATGTTTTTGGGCCATCTTTTGGATGGAGAAAATGAAATCTCCATTGAGATGTTGGGAAAGGAACACCATTTACATCTTCGTTATAAGACCTTAAAAGATGAAGACCACATTCCGAACTTTGTGTACGGAACTATACAAGATGTGACCGAACAGAAAAAGTCTGAACTGAAAATCCAACATAGTGAGTGGAATTTACGAAGCATCATCGAATGTTCACCAAACGGTATCCTCATCTTAAAAGGAAGAAAGATACAATTTGCCAACCGAGCCTCTGCAAAACTTTTAGAAACCCATCTCTTTGATCTATTGGATAAAGACATAGCTAGAGTTATACCTGTCTCTGAACTCAAATCATTCCGAGATTTTTTGTCTGAACTCGAGGAGGCAAGCTCCCTTGGCCGACTTCTCGAACGAAATGTACGCTTGAAGTCCGGAAAAAAACGTTGGTTGGGCATCTGGACCATAGAGATCATGTACGACGGTGATGTGGCAAACTTGGTCCATCTCATTGACTTGAGCCGACAAAAGGAACAGGAACTTCAACTTTTACAGAGTGAAAAATTAGCAACGATAGGACAGTTGGCCGCCGGTGTGGCTCATGAAATCAACAACCCCGTTGCCTTCATCCGCAGTAATCTCGAATGTATGGTCCAATACCAAAAAAGCCTGGAGACATTTTTTGACCTCTTCCTGAAACTCCAGAACACGAAAGAGACTCCAGAGTTTGTGAAACTCTGGAACGAACTGAAGGCAGTGTACTCGGAAAACGACATGGAACAAATCCTCAGCGATATGCGATCCCTTGCTTCCGAGTCTCTGGAGGGTGCAAAACGAGTCTCCGAAATTGTATTGGAAATCAAAAGTTTTGCTCACGTAGAAAAAGAAGAAGGGCCAGATGATTTTATCATCAACGATGTCGTTCGCTCTTCTTTGAACTGGATCTGGAACAAAATCAAATACGATTGCGATGTGAATCTCAAGTTGGCTCCCAATTTACCAACGGTCCAAGGCCGTTCGCAACAGATTGGCCAAGTGTTACTCAATGTTCTGTTAAATGCAGCCCATGCGATTGAAGAAAGAAAACGAAAAGACCCAGTTTTTGCCACATCTTCTGGCAAACCAGGGAAGATAGAAATTGAAACAAGTATTGTCAAATCTGCATTTGATTCCGGTGCAGATGGAATTTTGATCACAATTGAAGACAACGGAATTGGAATCCCCAAAGAAGTTGCTAACCAAATCTTTGATCCTTTTTTCACCACAAAAGAAGTGGGAGAAGGAACTGGATTGGGACTTAGCATCTCGGTGGATATCATTAAAAAACAAGGGGGGAGAATCTTTGTAGAATCAGATCCTTATAAATTTACAAAGTTCTCCATTATGTTAGTAACGAAGTCGGAGAAGGTAGTTAACAAGGAGTAG
- a CDS encoding PAS domain S-box protein, which translates to MKAPDIPSNETERLRDLHSFAILGAEEEADFDFLTQMAARICGTKVALVSLVTEDKQWFLSHHGLEERETSREVSFCGHAINLPEEAFIVQDARKDERFFDNPLVTGPLQVIFYAGIPLLTEKGHAIGTLCVLDDQPKALDEEQIQLLRSLSRQVIHLLELRRANQNQKTIQNNLEKYVALLEETERTNQIGSWEVNLDTGKVLWTEEVYHIHEVGHEHIPSVETGINFYHPDDRAIITTAIQTAIEDNSSFDVVCRFITAKGNQKWVRSTGKLLNRNLVGSFQDITELKASELKFKGIFNSTYTFTSFLNQRGEILDINETALTTAGIQKQEVLGKPLWDTHWWNVSSEIKNNLRNNFSKALSGERIVYEVANLISHGQVTTVIFSLKPIYDEKGYVEFVLAEARPIQDIIDTRNRYYSVLEGTNVGTWEWNVQTGETIFNERWAEIVGYSLEELQPISIQTWAKLVHPDDLAESNRLLQHCFERKSEFYEFEARMLHKDGSWVWVHDRGKVFSWTEDGKPLMMFGTHQDITKRKKFERTLRRTKDFLDQTSKVARVGGWELDLQNQELIWSEVTAEIHEVPLGYVPNPESSLHFYKEGVSRERIKEVFHDCVEHGVPYDEELEFVTYRGKTIWVRTIGIPEMREGRCLRIYGTFQDITGQKKAQEDLKNTLAQVELFRRVIEDSGDCFYMLDLSEQGRMVYVNEAAERHFGARKEDIYKWRIRDWDPVFPVDRLEEWIDDLSRGRRMSFESQHRIASGRLVPVEITANFFQTTDGKRLAYGWFSDISKRLQIQKEINDAKIAAEAASKAKSEFLANMSHEIRTPLNGVLGFANLLNQTELSPIQRKHVEIINASGNALLDIINDILDFSKIEAGMMKLESIQCDILELFETAVDIVKYSAGNKNLEILLDIEQDIPRFAFVDPIRLKQVLVNLLGNAVKFTEEGEVELKVRFQKTEGERGVFSIAIRDTGIGISDEQKQKLFKAFSQADSSVTRKFGGTGLGLIISNMIAKEMKTEIKLESTLGEGSTFSFAFETNVLHGEARDLTALSKIKRCLIVDDNAHNRYILEKTLESWKLATTSVARGIDAIEKLKEDSFDVLICDYHMPSLDGLATVSEIRNTLGIPKERLPIILLHSSSDDAELQKQCDLLGIRFQLTKPVKANDLFSFLCAIHSPNPQLDMEKPKQDQAKRSYQQNVKFKILAVEDVDTNLLLVKFLLKNLVPNAKIIEAHNGREAVDAYLLERPDLVLMDVQMPVMDGIEATKLIRSEESKTGSHVPIVALTAAALKEEESLCKGAGMDDFLTKPLDKAKLKAVIERYLFSIAP; encoded by the coding sequence ATGAAAGCCCCCGATATCCCATCCAATGAGACAGAAAGACTCCGCGACTTACATTCCTTTGCTATTTTAGGTGCAGAGGAAGAAGCGGATTTTGACTTCCTGACCCAAATGGCAGCAAGGATTTGTGGAACCAAAGTTGCCTTGGTATCTTTGGTGACCGAAGACAAACAATGGTTTCTATCCCACCATGGATTAGAAGAACGAGAGACTAGCAGAGAGGTCTCGTTTTGCGGACATGCCATCAACCTTCCAGAAGAAGCCTTTATCGTTCAAGATGCACGTAAAGATGAGCGTTTCTTTGACAACCCTTTGGTGACGGGCCCTTTACAAGTCATATTCTATGCAGGCATTCCGCTCTTAACAGAGAAAGGACATGCAATAGGCACATTATGTGTGCTAGATGATCAACCCAAGGCATTGGACGAAGAACAAATCCAGCTTCTACGAAGCCTCTCAAGACAAGTCATCCATTTATTAGAATTACGAAGAGCCAATCAAAACCAAAAAACGATTCAAAACAATTTAGAAAAGTATGTAGCTCTCTTGGAAGAGACCGAGAGAACCAATCAAATCGGATCTTGGGAAGTGAACCTAGATACAGGGAAGGTGCTCTGGACAGAAGAAGTCTACCACATCCATGAGGTGGGACACGAACACATTCCCTCTGTGGAAACTGGTATCAATTTTTACCATCCAGATGATAGGGCCATCATCACGACTGCTATCCAAACAGCAATCGAGGACAATAGCTCCTTTGACGTTGTCTGTCGTTTCATCACGGCCAAAGGAAACCAAAAATGGGTTAGGAGCACTGGGAAACTTTTAAATCGAAATTTGGTAGGAAGCTTTCAAGACATCACAGAACTCAAAGCAAGTGAGCTAAAGTTCAAAGGTATTTTCAATTCAACATATACCTTTACCAGCTTTCTCAACCAAAGAGGCGAGATCCTAGACATTAATGAAACGGCTCTCACAACTGCTGGGATACAAAAGCAAGAGGTGCTCGGAAAACCACTCTGGGATACACATTGGTGGAATGTCTCCTCTGAAATCAAAAACAATCTCCGAAACAATTTCTCCAAGGCACTTTCTGGCGAACGGATTGTGTATGAAGTTGCCAATTTAATTTCGCATGGCCAAGTTACAACCGTTATCTTCAGCCTAAAACCTATCTATGATGAAAAGGGATATGTAGAATTTGTTTTGGCAGAAGCAAGGCCCATCCAAGACATTATAGATACTAGAAATCGTTATTACTCAGTACTCGAAGGCACAAATGTCGGGACTTGGGAATGGAATGTGCAAACCGGAGAAACCATCTTCAATGAAAGATGGGCGGAAATCGTTGGCTACAGTTTAGAAGAACTCCAGCCCATTAGCATCCAAACATGGGCGAAGTTAGTCCATCCCGATGATTTAGCAGAGTCCAATCGTCTCCTGCAACATTGTTTCGAACGAAAGTCCGAATTCTATGAATTTGAGGCAAGGATGTTGCACAAGGATGGGTCTTGGGTATGGGTGCATGACCGAGGCAAAGTCTTTTCTTGGACGGAAGATGGCAAACCTTTGATGATGTTTGGTACCCACCAAGACATCACCAAACGCAAAAAATTCGAACGAACACTCCGCCGCACCAAGGACTTTTTAGACCAAACAAGTAAGGTAGCTCGTGTGGGTGGATGGGAGTTGGATCTACAAAACCAAGAGCTGATTTGGTCCGAAGTTACAGCGGAAATCCATGAGGTGCCTCTGGGCTATGTACCAAATCCAGAGAGCAGTTTACATTTTTATAAAGAAGGTGTGAGCCGAGAAAGGATCAAGGAAGTCTTTCACGATTGTGTAGAACACGGTGTACCCTATGATGAAGAATTAGAGTTTGTTACTTACCGAGGCAAAACGATTTGGGTGCGCACTATCGGCATTCCTGAAATGAGAGAGGGCCGATGCCTACGCATTTATGGAACCTTCCAAGACATAACCGGACAAAAAAAGGCACAAGAGGACTTAAAAAACACTCTTGCTCAAGTGGAGCTCTTCCGGCGTGTGATTGAAGATTCTGGAGATTGTTTTTATATGTTGGATCTCTCCGAGCAAGGGAGAATGGTCTATGTCAACGAAGCCGCCGAACGACACTTTGGTGCAAGAAAGGAAGATATCTACAAATGGCGGATCCGGGATTGGGACCCTGTCTTTCCTGTTGACAGGCTCGAGGAGTGGATTGATGACTTGAGCCGTGGGCGACGAATGAGTTTCGAAAGCCAACACCGAATTGCCAGTGGTAGGTTAGTACCAGTAGAAATCACCGCAAATTTTTTCCAGACTACCGATGGTAAAAGACTCGCCTATGGTTGGTTTAGTGACATTTCAAAACGTCTGCAGATCCAAAAAGAAATCAATGATGCAAAAATCGCAGCAGAGGCAGCAAGCAAAGCGAAGTCCGAATTTTTAGCCAATATGAGCCATGAGATCCGGACACCCCTCAATGGAGTGCTTGGATTTGCGAATTTGTTGAACCAAACGGAACTATCCCCCATCCAAAGAAAACACGTTGAGATCATCAATGCCTCTGGGAATGCACTCTTGGATATCATCAACGATATCCTTGACTTTTCGAAGATTGAAGCGGGTATGATGAAGCTGGAATCCATCCAGTGCGACATACTCGAGTTATTCGAGACAGCTGTGGACATCGTTAAATACTCCGCTGGCAATAAAAATTTGGAAATCCTTTTAGATATCGAACAGGATATACCGCGATTTGCCTTTGTAGACCCCATCCGGCTCAAACAAGTGTTAGTTAACCTTCTTGGCAATGCTGTTAAGTTCACTGAAGAAGGAGAGGTCGAACTCAAGGTCAGGTTTCAGAAGACAGAAGGAGAAAGGGGGGTATTTTCCATTGCCATTCGAGACACTGGGATCGGGATTTCAGACGAACAAAAACAAAAGTTATTCAAAGCATTCTCGCAAGCCGATAGCTCCGTTACACGGAAGTTTGGCGGAACTGGTTTGGGTTTGATCATTTCCAATATGATCGCAAAAGAGATGAAAACAGAAATCAAACTGGAAAGTACCTTGGGCGAAGGTAGTACGTTTTCTTTTGCGTTTGAAACCAATGTTTTACATGGTGAGGCACGCGACCTGACCGCTCTTTCCAAAATCAAACGTTGTCTCATTGTTGATGACAATGCACACAATCGCTATATCTTAGAAAAGACATTGGAATCTTGGAAACTGGCAACTACTTCTGTGGCGAGAGGGATAGATGCGATTGAGAAACTCAAAGAAGATTCCTTCGATGTCCTGATTTGTGATTACCATATGCCATCGTTAGATGGTTTGGCGACTGTGTCCGAAATCCGAAATACCTTGGGCATACCAAAAGAAAGGCTACCTATTATCCTACTGCATTCCTCTTCCGATGATGCCGAATTGCAAAAACAATGTGACTTGCTTGGGATACGGTTTCAGCTAACAAAACCTGTAAAAGCAAATGATTTGTTCAGTTTCCTATGTGCGATTCATTCGCCAAATCCTCAATTGGATATGGAAAAGCCCAAACAAGACCAGGCAAAACGCAGCTACCAACAAAATGTAAAATTTAAGATTTTGGCTGTGGAAGATGTGGACACCAATTTACTCCTAGTGAAATTTCTTTTAAAAAATTTGGTTCCCAATGCCAAGATTATTGAGGCACATAATGGCCGTGAGGCTGTGGATGCTTATCTACTCGAAAGGCCTGATTTGGTTCTAATGGATGTGCAGATGCCTGTTATGGATGGGATCGAAGCCACTAAGTTAATTCGGAGTGAAGAATCAAAGACAGGTAGCCATGTGCCTATCGTCGCCCTAACAGCTGCTGCCCTAAAAGAAGAAGAAAGTCTCTGCAAAGGGGCTGGCATGGATGATTTTTTAACCAAACCTCTAGACAAAGCAAAGTTGAAAGCGGTCATTGAACGGTATCTCTTTTCTATTGCGCCTTAA
- a CDS encoding ArsR/SmtB family transcription factor: MLDESCDSHEHRPVAELLVDLSPLALEKAARLFRALGDEARLSLLVRLAEREACVSEIAESTGEGASTISQRLRLLRGEGLVKRRREGKHLYYSLVDEHIQNLLANAIDHSQEPRRS, encoded by the coding sequence ATGTTGGATGAAAGCTGTGACTCTCACGAACACCGTCCCGTGGCGGAGCTACTCGTTGATCTGAGCCCTTTGGCCTTGGAAAAAGCGGCCCGCCTCTTCCGCGCTTTGGGAGATGAGGCCAGACTCTCGCTTTTGGTTCGTTTGGCAGAACGAGAGGCTTGTGTCAGTGAGATCGCTGAGTCTACCGGGGAGGGTGCATCCACCATTTCCCAGAGGCTTCGGCTTTTGCGCGGGGAGGGGCTCGTAAAACGGCGGAGAGAGGGCAAACACCTCTACTATTCTCTCGTAGACGAACACATACAAAATTTACTAGCGAATGCCATAGACCATTCGCAAGAACCAAGAAGGAGCTAA